One region of Fragaria vesca subsp. vesca linkage group LG4, FraVesHawaii_1.0, whole genome shotgun sequence genomic DNA includes:
- the LOC101292789 gene encoding uncharacterized protein LOC101292789, which yields MGKSSKKSATKVEAAPAAVVPVSKSGKKGGKREAENVIEKAVSAKKQKKDVAVVQAIQKTKAEAKTQKKKKEESSSEDESDSSSEDEKPAPKTKTVVPPKKPAIAAKKEESSSSESSSDSDEDEKPAAKTGVPTNGKKAESSESSESSDDDSDEEEVPKAKAPTKLPQVAAKNGKKKDDSSSSESSDDSEDDEETPAKVTALAKKVAAPAAKKPDSSSSEDSDSDDEDTSDDSSDDSEEEKPKNAKPAAEAAQPSKSESESESESDSDEEDDDDKPQTKKVKADVPAKAAKKESSSDEDEESSDEESEEDVKTPKKKDSDVEMVDAQSKSEKKAPKTPATPETSGSKTLFAGNLSYNIEQKDVVEFFKNVGQVVDVRLSSDADGNFKGYGHVEFATAEEAQKAVGLNGSDLFGRPIRLDLARERGERGAYTPHSGKEGNSYQRGGQGQSQTIFVRGFDTTQGEDEIRSALQSHFGSCGDITRVSIPKDYDTGAPKGMAYMDFTDADALNKALEFDNSDLGNGCYLSVQPAKPRGDFTSERPGGGRRGGGRFDSGGRRGGGRFDSGGRRGGRDSGGRRGGRGGRGPSLATPGTGKKTTFNDE from the exons ATGGGCAAGTCAAGCAAGAAGTCAGCCACCAAG GTTGAGGCAGCTCCCGCTGCTGTAGTCCCAGTCTCCAAGTCTGGAAAGAAAGGAG GCAAGAGGGAAGCCGAGAATGTAATTGAGAAGGCGGTGAGTGCGAAGAAGCAGAAGAAGGATGTGGCCGTTGTTCAGGCCATTCAGAAGACTAAGGCTGAAGCCAAGACGCAAAAGAAGAAGAAAGAGGAGAGCAGCAGCGAGGATGAGTCTGACAGTTCTTCAGAGGATGAGAAG CCTGCTCCCAAAACCAAGACTGTTGTTCCTCCTAAAAAGCCAGCCATAGCTGCTAAAAAGGAAGAGTCCAGCAGTTCTGAATCCTCTTCAGATTCTGATGAAGATGAA AAACCTGCTGCCAAAACTGGAGTTCCTACCAATGGGAAAAAAGCCGAGTCTTCTGAAAGTTCAGAATCTTCTGATGATGATTCTGACGAGGAGGAA GTTCCTAAAGCAAAAGCACCCACAAAGTTGCCACAAGTTGCTGCTAAGAATGGCAAGAAGAAAGATGATTCAAGTTCCTCAGAATCAAGTGATGATTCAGAGGATGATGAG GAAACTCCTGCTAAGGTTACTGCACTTGCAAAGAAGGTTGCTGCTCCTGCTGCAAAGAAGCCAGATTCAAGCAGCTCTGAAGATAGTGATTCTGATGATGAG GATACCAGTGACGACTCGTCTGATGATTCAGAGGAAGAAAAG CCAAAGAATGCTAAACCTGCTGCTGAAGCAGCTCAACCTTCAAAGAGTGAAAGTGAAAGTGAAAGTGAAAGCGACTCTGATGAAGAAGATGATGATGATAAGCCGCAAACTAAAAAGGTGAAGGCTGAT GTCCCTGCCAAAGCTGCTAAAAAGGAAAGTAGTTCAGACGAGGATGAGGAAAGTTCAGATGAAGAATCTGAGGAAGATGTGAAGACTCCAAAGAAAAAG GACTCGGATGTAGAGATGGTAGATGCTCAATCAAAATCTGAAAAGAAAGCT CCTAAAACCCCTGCTACCCCAGAAACGTCGGGTTCTAAGACTTTGTTTGCTGGCAATTTGTCATACAATATTGAGCAGAAAGATGT GGTGGAGTTCTTCAAGAATGTCGGCCAAGTTGTTGATGTCCGGCTCTCCTCTGATGCTGATGGAAATTTCAAGGGATATGGACACGTAGAGTTTGCCACTGCTGAAGAAGCCCAAAAG GCTGTGGGTTTGAATGGTTCTGATTTGTTTGGTCGTCCGATCAGGCTTGATCTGGCTCGTGAAAGGGGTGAAAGGGGTGCATATACTCCTCATAGCGG CAAAGAGGGCAACTCTTATCAGAGAGGAGGACAGGGTCAGTCACAGACAATATTTGTACGAGGATTTGACACAACACAGGGGGAGGACGAG ATTCGAAGTGCCTTGCAAAGTCATTTTGGGTCTTGTGGTGACATCACACGGGTGTCCATCCCGAAAGATTATGACACTGGCGCCCCCAAAGG GATGGCTTACATGGACTTCACAGATGCTGATGCTCTCAACAAAGCCTTGGAGTTTGATAATTCTGATCTCGGAAACGGCTGTTATTTGAGTGTCCAACCTGCCAAACCTAGAGGTGATTTTACCAGTGAGAGACCTGGTGGTGGTCGTCGAGGTGGTGGTCGATTTGACAGTGGTGGTCGTCGAGGTGGTGGTCGATTTGACAGTGGCGGCCGTCGTGGTGGTAGGGATTCTGGTGGTAGGCGTGGAGGCAGAGGAGGCAGAGGCCCTAGCCTCGCTACCCCTGGAACAG GGAAGAAGACCACCTTCAATGACGAATAG